In Pirellulales bacterium, the DNA window GCTCGTGCTGTTGGCGTTGGCCACGGCGCTGTTCTACGGCGCCGCCGTCTCGGACGATCCGCCGGGACGCCGGGTGTTCACGGGCATCGTCCTCGTGATCTCCGCGTTGGTGATCTCCGGTGGCTTTCAGGCGGTCGCGCCGAACGAAGCCCGCGTGCTGCTGTTGTTCGGCAAGTACCAAGGCACGATCAAGCAAGACGGCTTCTGGTGGGTGAACCCGTTTTTCACGAAGCGCAAGCTCTCGCTGCGCGTGCGCAATTTCGAGACCGGCCAGCAGGTCACCCCCGAGGTGAAAAGCCCCGAGGGCAAATTGGTCCAGGCCGCGAAGGTGACGCGGCGGCCGACCAAGGTGAACGACCGCGACGGCAACCCGGTCGAAATCTCGGCGGTGGTGGTCTGGCGCGTGGTCAACACGGCCGAGGCCACCTTCGAGGTCGACGACTACGAGGACTTTGTCCATCTGCAGAGCGAATCAGCGCTGCGCACGCTGGCCAGCCGTTACCCTTATGACAGCATCGACGATGAGTTGTCGCTGCGGCGCTCGACGGCGGAAGTTTCCGATCAAATCAAGCTCGAAATCGATGCGCGCCTGCACAAGGCCGGCGTCGAAGTGCTCGAGGCGCGGATCAATCACCTCGCCTATGCGCCGGAGATCGCGGCCGCCATGCTCCAGCGGCAGCAGGCCCAGGCGGTCGTCGCCGCGCGCACCAAGATCGTCGAAGGGGCCGTGACCATGGTCGAGATGGCACTCGACCATCTGGCCGAAAAGAAACTGGTCGAGTTGAAAGGCGATCGGCGCGCCGAGATGGTCAGCAACCTGCTCGTGGTGCTGTGCGGCGATCGGCATGCGCAGCCGGTGATCAATCTCGGCGGACATTCGCACGAGTGATACGCACCGCAGGCGCCGAGTCAGTCGGTGACCAGCGGGCAGTTCAGTCGACTTTGCGCACGACGCCGACGACCACGCCGCGCACCTGCGCATGCTTGACGTAGATCGGCTTCATCGACGAATTCGAGGGCTGCAGCCGGATTCGGTTCCCCTCGGGGAACCAGCGCTTCAGCGTCGCCTCATTCTCGTCGGTCAATGCCACCACGATCTGGCCCTTGTGGGCCGTGTCTTGGCGCCGGACGATCACATAGTCGCCATCGGCGATCTGATCCTCGATCATCGAATCGCCGTCGACCTCGAGCACGAACAAGTCCCCGCGCGCAGGGTCGAACAGTTCACCCAGGTTGAGAAACTCGGTCTGCTCAATGGCCTCGTGCAGCGTGCCCGCCGCGATCCGGCCCGCGAGCGGCAACCCGGCTTGCTCGGCCGGCTCGGTGGCCAGTTGAATGGCCCGCGACATGTTCGGTTCGCGGACGATCAGCCCCTTCTTTTCCAAGGCCTTCAGGTGGCACATCACGCCGTTGGGCGAGCTGATCTCGAATTCGGTGCCGATTTCGCGGACCGTCGGCCCGTAGCCGCGGCTGCGAATCTTGCTGCGAATGAATTCGTACACCTCGCGCTGGCGCTTGGTCAGGCGTTCCAAATCGGCCATGGCCGCTCCTTCGTAGAACCGGAGGTCGGGTGCCACCCCAGGGCTGATTGTCCCGGAATCACCAGACTGCCTGATCTACTTTAATATACGGGTGTACAGAGTCAATAGCATTTGTACACCTGTTGGATCGGCCGATGCTCACCGGCAACTGAAAAGAACGCAAAAAGGGCCTGAACGGAGCGCGCAACTGCTAGCAGCGGGGTCACTTAACCTGCGAGCCACCGGCGACTTCGCGATCCGGCCGCAGCAGTACGACCCCGCCCGTGTCGCTGGCGGCCAGCAGCATCCCTTGCGATTGCTCGCCGCGAATCGTGGCCGGTTCGAGGTTGTTGACGACGACAATCTGCCGGCCGACCAGATCACCGGGGGCATAGTGCCCGCGAATCCCGGCGACGATCTGCTTTTCGACCTCGCCCACTTGAATCTGCAGCAGCAGAAGCTTGTCCGCAGCCGGGTGCTCCTTGGCCGCCACGACCTTTGCGACCCGCAGGTCGAGCTTGGCGAAATCGGCGTAGCTCACCGGCGGCTTGGGTTCGTTCGATTGCGTGCTCATCGTCATAACTCCTGGCAACAAGACTGCTTGGGCAGCGAATCTTAGGACCCTTGGCCGCAGAGTGTCAAACCGCGATCGGATTCACGTCCGCCAGTCGTGGTGCGCAGATTTCCTTGCCCGGTTTTGCGCGGCGGGATACCGTAAACCAAAGGACAGCTTTGGGATGCGAACAACCTCTCGTCAACGGCATGCAGCCCTTCGAACGTTGCCGGCGCTCGCCGCTTGGCTGCTCGTGGCTGCCTCGATCCTGCCACCAGGCTCTGCTCGTGCTCAGCAGAGTCCGTCGCTGGTGGCCGCTCGTTCGCTGGAACTGCATGGCCAGTGGGTCGAGGCCGCCGAGCAATACGAAGCGATTGGCCAGCAGCAGCCCATTCCCGCCGCACTAGGGCAGGCCCGTTCGCTCCTGGCGCAGGGCGAGTGGGAACAGGTCGAAAAGCTCCTGCTGGCCGCGCAACAGGCTCACGCCGAGTCGGCCGAGCTGCCGGCCGAGTTGGCCGCGTACTATTTCCGGTGCGGAAAATATGGCGATGCCGCACGGTGGTGCGAAGCGGCGCGCAAGATCAACGACGATCAGCTCACCGCGCGATACGTCGGCGCCGAACTCGATCGCGTTCAGGGCCGCCTCGACGAGGCCACGGCTGGTTACCACTGGTTTGTCGACTATTACAACCAACACGACGTGAGCTCGCCCGACGAGCTGCGATGGATTGGCCTGGCCGCGGGCCAATATGCCCGCTGGCAGCGATTGCCTGACCAGTTCTCGTTTCTCGTCAACGACTTGTACCCCGCGGCCTGGGAGGCGGACCCCGAGTACTGGCCGGCCCATTATGAAGTCGGTCTCTTGTTCCTGGAAAAATACAATCAGGCCGACGCGCAGCGGTCATTCCAGCAGGCCTTGAAGATCAATCCCCATGCGGCTGAGATCCACGTCGCATTGGCAGCGTTACAGATGCAGAACTTCCAATACGACGCCGCGCGCGCTTCGCTGGCGCGAGCCCGCGAATTGAATCCGCGGTTGCTCGAGCTCCACCAGGCCGACGCCGATCTGGCGCTGGCCAATTTCGACTTGCAGGGGGCTCTGGCAGCGGTCGAGAAGGGCGCAGAGATCAATCCCGTGGACGAGGCCACCCTGGCCCGCCGCGCGGCTGCTTACGTGGCGCTCGACGGCTGCCCCGAGGATCTCACCGGCACACGGCTGGGCGGTCTGCTCGCAGAAGTCGACGCCCGCAATGCGCACGCCGGGACGTTCTACCTGGTTCTGGCAACGCGGCTCGAAGAACGCCGCAAATTCGCCGCCGCCGAGCGGTTCTTTCGCGAGGCCCAGCAACGCATGCCGCAGTTGCCGGGCGCTCAGGCAGGGCTCGGCATGATGTTCATGCGCTTGGGCCGCGAGGCCGAGGCCCAACGACTACTGAGCGAGGCCTTTGACGCCGACCCGTTTCACGTGCGCGTGAGCAACACGCTCAAAGTGCTCGACGTCCTCTCGAGCTACGCGACGCTGGAAACCGAGCACTTCACCGTCCGCTACAACCGCAAGCACGACAAGGTGCTCGCGTACAGCCTGGCGCGATACCTGGAGAGCGAGTTTCCGGCCCTGTGTACAAAGTTCGGCTACCGACCGACCGAGCGTTCGTTGTTCGAGGTGTTTTGCCGCGACCGCAATACCGACGGCCACGGCTGGTTTAGTGCACGCATGGTCGGGCTGCCCTACGTCGGCACGACGGCGGCCTGCGCGGGCAAGATGGTCGCGCTGACATCGCCCAACGACGAACAATCGCCCTACCACTGGGCCCGGGTCGCGCGCCACGAGTTCGTCCACGTGCTCAATCTGCAACAAACCGACTTCAACGTACCCCACTGGTTTACCGAGGGGCTGGCCGTCGAGACCGAGGGCTTTCCCCGACCGCAGGTCTGGAACGAACTGCTGGCCACGCGCGTGCCGCGGGGCGCGACGTTCAACCTGGACACGATCAATTTCGGCTTCATTCGGCCACAGACGAGCGCCGATTGGCACCTGGCCTATTGCCAATCGGAGTTGTGGATTGAGTACCTGTTCAACTCCTTCGGCCCGCAAGCCGCGGCCCGGCTGCTCGCGGCGTTCGGACAGACGCAAGATTCGCACCTGGCGCTCGAACGTGCCTTCAATGTCCCGGCTGCCCAGATCGAGGCCGGCTATGAGAAATTCCTGAAGGACACGGCCGCGTCGCTGACCGTGGTCGATCCGCCCGATCCACGCAGCCTTGCCGAGTTGCAACGGGCGCACGAGGCCGCGCCGGACGACGGGGACCTTGCGTCGCGGCTGGCGCTGGCGCTGATCGATCGACAGGACTATCCCGGTGCGGCCCGGTTGATCGAACCGGTCCTGGCCGCCAACCCGCGTCACGCTTTGGCGTGCTACTCCCAGGCGCGGCTGCATCTGGTCACCGGCCAGACCAAGGCGGCCAGCGAAGTCCTCGAGCGTGGGCTCGCGGCCGACAACCCGCATCCTCGCGTTCTGTTGCTGCTGGCGAGCCTGCAGCTCAAGGGCGGCAATCTCGACGCGGCCGCGGCGCTCTACGAACGCGGCCGCGCGCGCGAGCCGTGGCAGACCCGTTGGCAAGAGGGCCTGGTGCGGTGTTTCCTGCTGGCCGGCCAGACCGAGAAGCTGCGCACGGCCCTGGAACAGCTCGCCCAGCTCGATGTTGACAACCTGGTCGTCCGCAAGAAACTGGCCCGGCTGGCCATCGAGCGGCAGGATTGGCCGGAGACCCTGCGCTGGGCCCGGGAAAGCCTGTATGTTGACGTGCGCGACGTCGAGGCGCATCGTTGGGCCTGCGACGCTGCCTTGCGACTCGACGAACCCGAAACGGCTGCCTGGGAGCTGACCTTTCTGGGCGAGCTTGCGCCGGACGACGTCGCCTTGCACCGTGCGCTGGCCGCCGCGGCGGCGCAGAGCCCGAGGGCCGACGAAGTGCGCGCGGCGCTCGATCAGATCGACGCCCGGTCTGCCGATCTGCGCACCGGAACAACCGCGATTCGCATCCAGTGGGAACCATGAGCGACGAACCGACCGCCGATCGTTTGCCGCCGCCGGGCTCGTCGATCACGCTGGCCGGATTTCAGCGGCTGATTCGCGAGATGTACCTGGAAAAAGACCTGGCCCGTGGCGTCGACGGGACGTTTATGTGGCTGATGGAAGAAGTGGGCGAATTGGCCAGCGCCCTGCGCAACGGCACGCACGCCGAACGGCAAGGCGAATTCGCCGACGTGCTGGCCTGGTTGACGACGATCGCCAATGTCGTCGGTGTCGACCTGGCCGAGGCCGTGGCGCATAAGTACGGATCGGGCTGTCCCGGCTGCGGCCAATTGTTGTGCACCTGCGACGACGCGGAGAAACCATGAGGGGCAGAGCAGGGGAGGGCCCGAATCACGCGGCGCCTGGGCGTTGGCCCGCCGCGCCCTGGGTGACGTTGCTGATCGTGCTGGCGTGCCGGGGGCCGGCCGCCGCGCAGAAGCTTGATCCGCGGCCCACGTTCGTCGGCGTTCGCGTCGGCTTCGACGGCGCCTACAAGCTCGGCTATTGGACGCCCGTCGAGGTCTACCTGCGGGCCGGACGCGACAAGCTGACCGGCCATCTCGACCTGATCGTCCTTGACGGCGACGGCGCGCCGACGCGCGTGACCACCGCCGGACAGCGCCGCTTCGAGATCCCTCCCGGCGAGACCCAAGCCCTGCGGGCCTACGTCAAATTCGGCCAGGAAGATGCGGAGCTGACTGCCGAGTTCTACGACGATCGTTTGGGACGCCTGCGGTGGACCTTCGCGGGAAACCTGACCAGTGAACCCGAACAAATGCTGCCTCCTCCGATCGCGCAATCGCAGGAATTGTGGGTGGGCGTGGGACCATCCATCGGCATCGGCGAGACGATCAAGCGGTTGACCGACGACGAAGGGCGCGCGGCCGTCAACGCCGTTCAGCTTCCCGACACCAGCGGACTGCCCACGCGCTGGTACGGCTACGAGGGCGTCGACTGGCTGGTCATCGCTACCAGCAACGCTGACATTTTCCGCGAGCTTTCGCCCGAGGGGGCGCAAGCCGCGGCCCTCGAGCAATGGGTCGCGCAGGGAGGCAAGGTCCTGATCTGCGCGGGGGCCGGCGCCGCCCAGGCGCTGACGGCCGATCGGCCTCTCGCCCGACTGCTCCCCGGCCGGTTTGAGCGCACCGAGGCGCGACAAGGCTTCGACGCCGTGCGCATTGGGTCGGCGATCGAGACTTATGCCGACGCCCGCTCGCCGGTCACCGGCCTGAGCAGCGCCGACCAGGCCTCGGCCACATTGGACGTGCCGCTGTTTGCCGACTTCGACGGCACGGCCCTGGTGCGCAGCGGCGAGACGCCGCTGGTGATTCGCACGGCGCATGGCTTTGGACAGGTGACCCTGGTTGGCCTCGATCTCGATCGTCCGCCTTGGTCGAACTGGTCGGGACGGGCATCGCTGGTCGGCAAACTGCTGGGCAAGCCCACGCATGTCGCGCCGAGTGCCGTGGCGACCATGCAGCCGGGCAACCCCTATGGCATCAACGATCTGTCCGGGCAGTTGTCCGACTGCCTGGCGCAGTTTCCGAACGTCAAATTTGTGTCGTTCTGGATCATCGCGCTGCTGATCGCGGGCTACATCCTGTTGATCGGCCCCGGTGATTACTTCCTGGTCAAGCGGGTTTTCAAGCGCATCGAACTAACCTGGCTCACGTCGAGCCTGATCATCCTGCTCGTCAGCCTGGGCGCGTATTTCTTCGCTCTCTGGCTCAAGGGCGACGCCCTGCACCTCAACCAAGTCGACGTGGTCGACGTCGATACCCGTAGCGGCATGGCGCGGGGGACGACCTGGGCCAACATCTTCAGCCCGCGCATGCGGACCTACGACGTCGGCCTGGCGCCGCAGGCGCTCGACAACGGCAGTCCACCGCCGCACCAGATGCTGCTCTCCTGGCTGGGTACCCCCGGCGAGGTGTTGGGCACCATGGGCAATTCGGCGCAGGGCCTCTGGAACCGGCCATACGCCTTCCGCGCAAATCTCGAGGCGATTGTCGGCCTGCCGATTCAGGTCTGGTCGACCAAGGCCGTAACCGGCCGCTGGCAAGCACAAACCGGACCGCTACTCGAAGGCTCCTTGACCCTGGCTGCCGACGAAAGCGTCGCGGGTACCTTGACCAATCGCTGCCGGCTGACGCTCCACAAGGCGTGGCTTGCCGCCGGCGCCCGGGCGTATGAACTCGGCGAGCTCGCGCCCGGCGCCAGCGTCAACGTGACGCGCGCGACGCACTGGCTGGCGCTACGATCTTGGTTGACCGGCAAGGAGGCGATTTACGACGACGACCAACAAGAGGCCATCCAACAAGGTGGCGTGTTCAACGTCGCACAGCTCGACATGCCGAACACCGTGCGGCGGATGATGTTTTTCGAGGCCGCCGGCGGCGCCAAGGCCACGCACCTCACGAACGATTATCAAAATCACGTCGACCTCAGTGGACACCTGGAGCTCCAGCGCGCCATCGTGCTGGCCGAAATCGACGGCGCGGCAGCCGAGCTGCGCGACGGCGAACAGCCCCTCCAAGGCCAGAACGACCAGCATTGGACGTACATCCGCTTTGTGTTGCCGCTCGAGCCGGCGCCGGTCGACGCGGCGGGTCAAGCACCCGGCGACACGACGAACGAGGTGCCCCTACCGCGGTAACTGTGCTTCCCCCCAGCAACGAACTTCCATCCGAAGGCATCGTGATCCCGTGATCGAAACCCGCGACCTGACGAAACAGTACGGCGAGCTGTTCGCCATCAAGGGGCTGAACATCTCGCTCGACAAGGGCGATGTGTTCGGCTTCATCGGTCCCAACGGCGCCGGCAAGACGACTACGATGCGCATCCTGGCCACGCTATTGAACCCGACCTGGGGCGAGGCTTATGTCTGCGGCCACTCGATCTACTCCCAGCCGAAAGAAATCCGACGATTGATCGGCTACATGCCCGACTTCTTCGGCGTGTACGACGACATGAAGGTGATCGAGTACCTGGAGTTCTTCGCGGCCGCCTACCGCATCAAGGGCGTGGCCCGGCGCAAAATCTGCGACGAGGTGCTCGAGCTCGTCGACCTGGGCTACAAGCGCGATGCCCTGGTCACGAGCCTGTCGCGCGGCATGACGCAGCGGCTCGGCCTGGCCCGGGTGCTGTTGCACGATCCCCAGGTGCTGCTGCTCGACGAACCGGCCAGCGGTCTCGACCCGAGGGCCCGCATCGAGATCCGCGCGCTGCTCAAGGAGCTGCGCAACATGGGCAAGACGATCATGATTTCGAGCCACATCCTGCCCGAGCTGGCCGACATCTGCAACAAGATCGGGATCATCGAACGCGGCGAGCTGTTGGTGAACGAGGCCGTGGCCGAAGTGATGCGCCGCGTACGGCATCAACCGGTGCTGCGCGTCGCCGTCGCGGCCGATCAGACGCGGGCCAAGGAGCTGCTCGCCGCGCAGCCCAGCGTCGAGTCGGTCGAAGAGCGCGACGGCCAACTGCTGCTCACCTTGGCCCCCGGCACGACCGATTACAGCGACCTGCCCGCGGCGCTGATCCAAGCCGGCCTGCGGCTGACCTTGTTCAAGGAAGACGAGTTGAACCTCGAAACGGCCTTTATGACGCTGACCAAGGGGATCACGTCGTAAACATCATCGCGATGGCGAGGCGACCATGGGAGCTGAACGGCGGCCGATGCATTCGCTCTGCGACGTCGTGATTTCGCTTTGCCTCATCGGATTCTTGCTACTGCTGCTGCTGCCGGCCGCAAACCAAGCGCGCTCAGGGAGCAGTGCTAATTGCTTGGCTAATCTAACGAATCTTGGCAAGGCCCTGATCAGCCACGACGCGCATCATGCCGGTTTTCCTGGATACAAAAATGTCCAGGCAAGACGAACCTGGCCGATGGAAATCGTCAAGGTCGATCGCAGCGACGAGTTGGAGTATCGACTGACAAACCACGGAGGACGGCTGCCCTCGGACTTCCCACAATCAACCGGCTGGATCTTTCCCTTGCTGCCGTACCTGGATCGAGCCGATATCGCGTCCCAATTTGGACAGCCCGAAAGGGACGAGCCAGGCAGTCTTCAAGCCTGCACGCCGATCTTGCGATTCAATGTCTGCATTTGTCCGAACGACCCGTTCAAGCGCGACGAAGCACCCGCCGCTTTGAGTTATGTCGTCAACTGTGGCATGGTTGATCTGCACACCCCGGGCGATCCGAGCGCGGTTTGCGGGGACGCAGAAGGTTCGCCTGACCTGCCGGCCAATGGCGTGTTCCACTACCGCTACCCCTTCACAGACAACGACAATGCAGCCTCGACCCATACGAATGTCGCGGTCCGCGAAGTTGCGGTCTCGGCTTCCGATTTGGTGAACGGAGACGGCACGACGAACACGCTGTTGCTGAGCGAGAACGCCGACGCGGGGCTTTGGACTGACGATCACGAATGGCAGGTTGGCTTCGTCTGGGAGCCGGCCGTGATGGACGGGCACGGTGTCTGGGCCGACTCGCCTGGTGCGGTCATGCAGTCGCAAGCGCGCTCATCCGTTCTGCGTATCAACGAAGGAATGTCGCCATCGAGCGTCCGCGCGCGGGCAAGCGATACTCCCTACCGCTTTGCGCGACCATCAAGCCATCACAAGGGTGGCGTCAATGTGTTCTTCGCGGGAGGAAACGGCCGCTTGCTCTCGGAGACGATCGATCCGGTGATTTACGCTCAACTCATGAGCGTGAAAGGCGCGGCGACCGCATGGCCGCTGCCGGCAGGAAGAAAGCGAATAAGACTGGCTGAAACCGCAGGTTGGCAGAACGATTTCTCCGTGTTTGCGCGGCCACTACCGGAGAGTGCGGAATTCTAGAACTGGCGACGACGACGCATCGCGCGGGTCCACTGGGATTATTTCCTCCGGGCCAGAGCGATCTGGCCGCGGCCACGGCAACCGGACGACGCGCCGCGGCTAGATGGACCTACCGGCCTTCCAGGATCCATTCGACGACCGTTGCCAGGCCGTCTTCGGCGTTCGAGGGGGCGATACGGTCGGCGGCCGCGCGCAATTCTTCGACCGCGTTGGCCATCGCCACGCCCAACCCCGCTCCTTCGATCATCGGCAGATCGTTTACGTCGTCGCCGACGGCGCAGACCTCCTCGGCCGCGATGCCCCAGGCCTCGGCCACCTGCATCACGCCGGTCCACTTGTTCACGCCGGCCCGGGCAATTTCGCACATGTGGCCCGTATAGCGCGGGCTGCGCAGCACGTGCGTGTAGAGCGCGCCGGGGAGCAGTTGCTGCAGCTCGGCGTCCAGGGCCAGCATCGCCGCGCGTTCGCCCATGGCGAATCCGGCGAAAATGCCCGGCGGCGGGTCGTGCATCAGCGTGGGCCAGTGTCGCTCGTGGCCCGCGTTGAGCAAGAGGAATTGCGCCAGGTGCGGCTCGTCGACCGTTGCCCGCGGGCAGTAATACTCGAAGCCCTCGGCGTGCGTGTCGCCGTAGAGCAGGGCGTCGTAGCCGCGCTCGCCGACATGCGCCAGCGTGGCCCGCAGCACCTCGCGATCGAGCTCCGAGCGGAACAGCGTCTGATGTGTGGCCGGGTCCTTGATCAGCGAACCGCTGGCCGTCACCAACGGGGCGTCGATCTCCAAGGGCGTCACCAGCGGCAACGCTCGGCCATAGCGGCGCCCCGTGGCGAGGACGATCTTGATGCCCGCGGCCGCGGCACGGCGCACGGCGTCGCGCACCGCGGGCGTCAGTTGATCGTGAGGATCGACGAGCGTGCCGTCGATATCAATGGCCAGCAGGCGAATCGCGGGCATCGGCATCACACCGCGCCGGCCATGGCATGCAACTGCACGACCGACCGATCGTGCTCCTTGGCCAGGTAGGCCCGACCTTTCTTCACGTTCAAATGGTCCCAAGGCAGCCGGTCGGAAAGTTCATAGGGAGTGTGCGCGATCTGCTCGACGTCGAGCCCGCAATCAGCCAGGGCGGTCCACCATAATTCGGGCCGGAGCATCTCGGCCCAGCTATCGAGCCGCGCCCCCCGGCGCCAGGCCAACTCGATCGCGTCGCCGACGCGCCGGTCGCCGCGGCTGAGCACGCCTTCCAGCAGGCTCGTCTCGACCGGGTGGCATTTGACGTGCACCGTGCCCAAGCGGCGGCGCGTTTTCAGCAGCTTGAGGTAATGATGCGCGTCGTGGAAATACTCGCGCCGCTGCATGGCGTTCCACTGATAGGGCGTGTGCGCCTTGGGCACGAAATTCGACACGCTCGCGGTCACCTTGGCAAAGTGCCCGCGCTCTTCCTT includes these proteins:
- a CDS encoding Cof-type HAD-IIB family hydrolase — its product is MPAIRLLAIDIDGTLVDPHDQLTPAVRDAVRRAAAAGIKIVLATGRRYGRALPLVTPLEIDAPLVTASGSLIKDPATHQTLFRSELDREVLRATLAHVGERGYDALLYGDTHAEGFEYYCPRATVDEPHLAQFLLLNAGHERHWPTLMHDPPPGIFAGFAMGERAAMLALDAELQQLLPGALYTHVLRSPRYTGHMCEIARAGVNKWTGVMQVAEAWGIAAEEVCAVGDDVNDLPMIEGAGLGVAMANAVEELRAAADRIAPSNAEDGLATVVEWILEGR
- a CDS encoding nucleotide pyrophosphohydrolase, yielding MSDEPTADRLPPPGSSITLAGFQRLIREMYLEKDLARGVDGTFMWLMEEVGELASALRNGTHAERQGEFADVLAWLTTIANVVGVDLAEAVAHKYGSGCPGCGQLLCTCDDAEKP
- a CDS encoding ABC transporter ATP-binding protein, which codes for MIETRDLTKQYGELFAIKGLNISLDKGDVFGFIGPNGAGKTTTMRILATLLNPTWGEAYVCGHSIYSQPKEIRRLIGYMPDFFGVYDDMKVIEYLEFFAAAYRIKGVARRKICDEVLELVDLGYKRDALVTSLSRGMTQRLGLARVLLHDPQVLLLDEPASGLDPRARIEIRALLKELRNMGKTIMISSHILPELADICNKIGIIERGELLVNEAVAEVMRRVRHQPVLRVAVAADQTRAKELLAAQPSVESVEERDGQLLLTLAPGTTDYSDLPAALIQAGLRLTLFKEDELNLETAFMTLTKGITS
- a CDS encoding tetratricopeptide repeat protein; this encodes MAARSLELHGQWVEAAEQYEAIGQQQPIPAALGQARSLLAQGEWEQVEKLLLAAQQAHAESAELPAELAAYYFRCGKYGDAARWCEAARKINDDQLTARYVGAELDRVQGRLDEATAGYHWFVDYYNQHDVSSPDELRWIGLAAGQYARWQRLPDQFSFLVNDLYPAAWEADPEYWPAHYEVGLLFLEKYNQADAQRSFQQALKINPHAAEIHVALAALQMQNFQYDAARASLARARELNPRLLELHQADADLALANFDLQGALAAVEKGAEINPVDEATLARRAAAYVALDGCPEDLTGTRLGGLLAEVDARNAHAGTFYLVLATRLEERRKFAAAERFFREAQQRMPQLPGAQAGLGMMFMRLGREAEAQRLLSEAFDADPFHVRVSNTLKVLDVLSSYATLETEHFTVRYNRKHDKVLAYSLARYLESEFPALCTKFGYRPTERSLFEVFCRDRNTDGHGWFSARMVGLPYVGTTAACAGKMVALTSPNDEQSPYHWARVARHEFVHVLNLQQTDFNVPHWFTEGLAVETEGFPRPQVWNELLATRVPRGATFNLDTINFGFIRPQTSADWHLAYCQSELWIEYLFNSFGPQAAARLLAAFGQTQDSHLALERAFNVPAAQIEAGYEKFLKDTAASLTVVDPPDPRSLAELQRAHEAAPDDGDLASRLALALIDRQDYPGAARLIEPVLAANPRHALACYSQARLHLVTGQTKAASEVLERGLAADNPHPRVLLLLASLQLKGGNLDAAAALYERGRAREPWQTRWQEGLVRCFLLAGQTEKLRTALEQLAQLDVDNLVVRKKLARLAIERQDWPETLRWARESLYVDVRDVEAHRWACDAALRLDEPETAAWELTFLGELAPDDVALHRALAAAAAQSPRADEVRAALDQIDARSADLRTGTTAIRIQWEP
- a CDS encoding DUF1559 domain-containing protein, which codes for MGAERRPMHSLCDVVISLCLIGFLLLLLLPAANQARSGSSANCLANLTNLGKALISHDAHHAGFPGYKNVQARRTWPMEIVKVDRSDELEYRLTNHGGRLPSDFPQSTGWIFPLLPYLDRADIASQFGQPERDEPGSLQACTPILRFNVCICPNDPFKRDEAPAALSYVVNCGMVDLHTPGDPSAVCGDAEGSPDLPANGVFHYRYPFTDNDNAASTHTNVAVREVAVSASDLVNGDGTTNTLLLSENADAGLWTDDHEWQVGFVWEPAVMDGHGVWADSPGAVMQSQARSSVLRINEGMSPSSVRARASDTPYRFARPSSHHKGGVNVFFAGGNGRLLSETIDPVIYAQLMSVKGAATAWPLPAGRKRIRLAETAGWQNDFSVFARPLPESAEF
- the metG gene encoding methionine--tRNA ligase subunit beta; translated protein: MSTQSNEPKPPVSYADFAKLDLRVAKVVAAKEHPAADKLLLLQIQVGEVEKQIVAGIRGHYAPGDLVGRQIVVVNNLEPATIRGEQSQGMLLAASDTGGVVLLRPDREVAGGSQVK
- a CDS encoding SPFH domain-containing protein — encoded protein: MIVERTYQSLPGWLFLVVVLVLLALATALFYGAAVSDDPPGRRVFTGIVLVISALVISGGFQAVAPNEARVLLLFGKYQGTIKQDGFWWVNPFFTKRKLSLRVRNFETGQQVTPEVKSPEGKLVQAAKVTRRPTKVNDRDGNPVEISAVVVWRVVNTAEATFEVDDYEDFVHLQSESALRTLASRYPYDSIDDELSLRRSTAEVSDQIKLEIDARLHKAGVEVLEARINHLAYAPEIAAAMLQRQQAQAVVAARTKIVEGAVTMVEMALDHLAEKKLVELKGDRRAEMVSNLLVVLCGDRHAQPVINLGGHSHE
- the lexA gene encoding transcriptional repressor LexA, giving the protein MADLERLTKRQREVYEFIRSKIRSRGYGPTVREIGTEFEISSPNGVMCHLKALEKKGLIVREPNMSRAIQLATEPAEQAGLPLAGRIAAGTLHEAIEQTEFLNLGELFDPARGDLFVLEVDGDSMIEDQIADGDYVIVRRQDTAHKGQIVVALTDENEATLKRWFPEGNRIRLQPSNSSMKPIYVKHAQVRGVVVGVVRKVD